The following proteins come from a genomic window of Lycium ferocissimum isolate CSIRO_LF1 chromosome 4, AGI_CSIRO_Lferr_CH_V1, whole genome shotgun sequence:
- the LOC132054284 gene encoding uncharacterized protein LOC132054284, with product MIIGGAETPRGPMMKRTKVSITREKRTRGYVPEGSISFSDEDAEGIMQPHNDALGLLDKIVLAIQVLNGLNMACKATKRAITLPVNTARMVQHMKFYVIEGEMWYNALLVRSWVHDMRAVPSTLHQMLKFPIPEEVKTVHGEQPAAREIFAVEETAHIPKAPLLNDVDKSVK from the exons ATGATCATCGGTGGGGCTGAAACTCCCCGGGGTCCGATGATGAAGAGAACAAAAGTCTCAATCACTCGTGAAAAAAGAACTCGGGGCTACGTACCAGAGGGATCCATTTCTTTCAGTGATGAAGATGCAGAGGGCATCATGCAACCCCATAATGATGCATTG GGACTATTAGATAAGATCGTGCTGGCAATCCAGGTCCTTAATGGACTCAATATGGCATGCAAAGCTACAAAAAGAGCAATTACCCTACCAGTGAATACCGCCAGGATGGTTCAACATATGAAGTTTTACGTCATTGAAGGAGAAATGTGGTATAATGCGTTGTTAGTTAGATCGTGGGTGCATGACATGAGGGCGGTGCCTTCGACGCTGCACCAAATGTTAAAATTCCCAATCCCGGAGGAGGTAAAGACGGTTCATGGGGAACAGCCGGCGGCAAGGGAAATTTTCGCAGTTGAAGAAACAGCTCACATACCAAAGGCACCATTGTTGAATGATGTTGACAAGTCAGTCAAATAG